In Thermodesulfobacteriota bacterium, the genomic stretch TATGCCGAGCTTTAGTGCGCGCTCGAGTATCTTCTCGGCTATCCGGAGCCTTTCTTCGGCGGTCTCGGGTATGCCCTTATCGTCGAGGGTCAGGCCGAGCACGGCGGCGCCGTACTCCTTTGCGAGAGGCAGTACGGTCCGGAGTTTCTTCTCCTCGCCGCTTACCGAGTTTATGAGCGGCTTTCCGTCCACGGCCTTTAGCCCGGCGAGGAGCGCTTCGGGGTCGGCCGAGTCTATCACCACGGGCAGGGCGGAGTTGTCGTTCACCGCGAAGACGGCCCTTTTCATGGCCGCCGGCTCGTCCACCCCCGGCACCCCGACGTTCACGTCGAGCGCGTGCGCCCCGGCCTCGGCCTGTTCGCGGGTTTCGTTTCTGATTATGGCGGTCTTGCCCTCTTTTATCTCGGCCGCGAGTTTCTTCCTGCCCGTCGGGTTTATCCTCTCGCCTATTACGACGGGCGGCAGGCCGGGGCCGAAGGTTATAAAACCGGTCCTGCTCGCAAGGGTCGTGCATGTGGGGTTTTCGGGTTTGGTGTCGGGCTTTAGCGCCCTGAAGGCCCCGCCCATCATTTCCATGTGCTCCGGGGTGGTGCCGCAGCAGCCGCCGAGGACCCGCACCCCCACGGCTACGAAGTGCGGCACGTAGTCGGCCATCTCCTCGGGCGTGGCCGGGAAGACGGTTTCGGTACCCTTTAAGACCGGCAGCCCGGCGTTCGGCTGGGCTATAAGGGGCAGCGCGGTAACCTTCCGCATGGCCGAGACGGCCTTGAAGATACCCTCCACCCCGAGTGAGCAGTTGGCCCCCACGCAGTCCGCCCCGAGCGAGTCGGCCACTATGGCGAAGGCCTCGGGCGTGGTGCCGAGCACCGACCTCATCGACTGGTCGAACGTCATGGTGGCGACGACAGGGAGGCCGGTCTTCTTCGAAGCGATTATGGCCGCCCGCATCTCCTTGATGTCCATCATCGTCTCTATGATGATGAGGTCGGCGCCGGCTTTTTTTAATGCCGCGGCCTGTTCGGTGAATATCTCGATTGCCTCGTCGAACCCCATATCGCCGACCGGCTCGACGAACCTTCCGGTGGGCCCGATGTCCCCGGCGACCAGGCCCCGCTCTCCCACGGCCTTGCGGGCGCATTTAACGCCCGCCGCGTTTATCTCCCCGACTTTTTCCCCGAGGCCGTACTCGGCGAGCTTTACCCTGTTCGCCCCGAAGGTGTTCGTGGTGGCGACGTCCGCGCCGGCCTTTCGGTAGGCGCGGTGTACTTCGGTCACCATCTCCGGGGCGGTCAGGTTAAGCTCGTCGGGCGAGCCGCCGGGCTTCATGCCCAGCCTCTGGAGCATGGTCCCGGTGGCCCCGTCGAAGACGACGGGTTTGCGCTCAAGGGTTTTTTTGAAATCTCTCGGCATGGCGGAACTTCCCTGTTATTATGTGGTTTACGGCGATTTACGGGTTATTGTATACTTTTATTTCGGCTCTATCAAGTGGGTATTTCGGGCGTTGGTGTTGACAAGGCGATTTCACGGGGTACACTCATGGTTATGGACGAAAGGAGGCAGAGACGATGGTCGACATAAAGTGGGAGACCGACTTCAAGGCGGCGCTCGATAGGGCGAAGGCCGAGGGAAAACCCGTACTGCTCGACTTCTACAACCCCGGGTGAATAGGCTGCAAACGTATGGATGCGGTTTCGTATCCTAAAAACGGGGTCTGGGAGTTCATAAGCGAGAGGGTCGTGCCGCTCCGGCTCAAGTCCGACGCCCAGCCGGAGTCTTCGGACTTCAACGTCAAATGGACGCCCACGCTCGTCACACTCGACCCGGATGGCGTGGAGCACCACCGTACCGTGGGCTTTCTTGCGGCCGAGGAGCTTATGCCGTCTATCGTGCTCGGCATAGCCAAGGTGCACTACGACGCGGACCGGTTCGACGAGGCGCTCGGGGGGCTCAAGGAGATAGAGAAGGACCACCCGGAGAGCGACTCCACGCCCGAGGCATTGTTCCTTAAGGGCGTCTGCCTCTACAAGAGCACTCAAGAGCCCTCGCACCTTAAGTACGCCTACGAGAAGCTCAACTCCAAGTACCCCGGCAGCGAATGGGCCCGGCGCGCCGACCCGTATAAGCTGCTTTAGGGGAGGGGGTTAGAAAAAGGCGGGTCCGCAACGGACCCGCCTTTTTTGCCGTGCGAAAGCGGAACGGTTTCTAACTACCTGGGAACGGGGAAGCCGAGAGAGAGAGAACGCAGAGCGATAAACTGAAGAGGCCGATAAGATGTATAAGCATAAGGTCTGTTTCTACCTTTTTATTTTTCTGGTAACCGGCTGTGCCGGTATTAGAGAAATGGCTACTGTTGAAAGGGTTAAATTAACCTGCGACGATATAGGACGGGAAGTTGAAAGGGATTCAACAGCTTCACCCGTGGCGCTTGGAATCGGAGGGGTTAAAGACAGCCGTTCCGACCCCGAAAGTTTAGGTCGGATAATAGTCTCAAGCTGGAACCCCATCCTCGGCACATGGGTATGGACTCCGGCGGGTCCAGCCTGGCTTCCTATACCCGCGCCGGATAGTCGAGAACTTATGCTGAAAAAAGGTGTTGAGTTCGACAAAGTCCTGCTTGCAGACGTGGTCAGGATTTTAGAGTTCAACAATTTTGTCGTGGTTGACGGACCAGACCGGCAGTTAAGGCCGTCCGTGCTG encodes the following:
- a CDS encoding homocysteine S-methyltransferase family protein yields the protein MPRDFKKTLERKPVVFDGATGTMLQRLGMKPGGSPDELNLTAPEMVTEVHRAYRKAGADVATTNTFGANRVKLAEYGLGEKVGEINAAGVKCARKAVGERGLVAGDIGPTGRFVEPVGDMGFDEAIEIFTEQAAALKKAGADLIIIETMMDIKEMRAAIIASKKTGLPVVATMTFDQSMRSVLGTTPEAFAIVADSLGADCVGANCSLGVEGIFKAVSAMRKVTALPLIAQPNAGLPVLKGTETVFPATPEEMADYVPHFVAVGVRVLGGCCGTTPEHMEMMGGAFRALKPDTKPENPTCTTLASRTGFITFGPGLPPVVIGERINPTGRKKLAAEIKEGKTAIIRNETREQAEAGAHALDVNVGVPGVDEPAAMKRAVFAVNDNSALPVVIDSADPEALLAGLKAVDGKPLINSVSGEEKKLRTVLPLAKEYGAAVLGLTLDDKGIPETAEERLRIAEKILERALKLGIRKEDLVIDCLAMAVSAMPGAARETLRAIRLVREELGLSTVLGVSNISFGLPSRETVSSNFFSMALASGLTSAIINPKNERMMDAYHASLVLLDLDRRAEGYVKRFQAAGGAEDKTPEKKPTGLKERLARAVIDGDEENVVGLVEEALKKGWDPVRVSNDGLLPGLEEVGKLFASNRYFLPQVILSADTMKKAFGRLKKELKGKKGHSLGKVVMATVEGDIHDIGKNIVCTLLENHGFEVTDLGKNVPAKKIVDAARDGKADIVGLSALMTTTVTEMGNVIKKLKADGVDVKTVVGGAVVTPEFAGKIGADEYGGEATEAVEKMKRLV